The following are from one region of the Planctomycetia bacterium genome:
- the hemC gene encoding hydroxymethylbilane synthase — protein MSKTKLRLGTRGSPLARWQADWTAGELRRLGYDVELVPITTSGDREQTTSIGGLGVQGVFTKELQRALLDHAIDFAVHSLKDLPTEPTPGLCLTSVPARGPLGDCIVSAKYRSLDELPQGAVVGTGSLRRRSQLLHVRPDLKMEDVRGNVDTRLRKLHEGQYAAIVLAEAGLIRLKLGEHIAQVLPRHVMISAVGQGALGMESREDDPATRAALARLDDVDTHRAVVAERHLLHSLRGGCLAPIGAWGRVEPDGRLHLSAVVLRSDGSERLFAHQSSEPNAALELGQRVADELLAHGAARLIAGSREGAMGHVAPAK, from the coding sequence ATGAGCAAAACCAAACTACGACTCGGAACCCGTGGAAGTCCGTTGGCCCGCTGGCAAGCGGATTGGACCGCGGGGGAATTGCGCCGCCTCGGTTACGACGTCGAACTCGTGCCGATCACGACCAGCGGCGACCGGGAACAAACCACTTCGATCGGCGGTCTTGGTGTGCAAGGAGTCTTCACGAAGGAGCTTCAGCGCGCGCTACTGGACCATGCGATCGACTTCGCCGTGCATAGCCTCAAGGATCTGCCGACGGAGCCGACTCCCGGACTTTGCCTGACCTCGGTTCCGGCGCGCGGTCCGTTGGGTGATTGCATCGTGTCGGCGAAGTATCGGTCGTTGGATGAGTTGCCGCAGGGGGCCGTCGTCGGCACCGGCAGCCTGCGTCGAAGGTCGCAGCTGTTGCATGTCAGGCCCGATCTGAAGATGGAAGATGTCCGCGGCAACGTCGATACGCGACTCCGAAAACTCCATGAAGGGCAGTACGCCGCGATCGTCTTGGCCGAAGCGGGGCTGATTCGGCTCAAGCTCGGCGAGCATATTGCGCAGGTGCTTCCAAGACATGTCATGATCTCGGCCGTCGGGCAGGGGGCTCTCGGCATGGAATCGCGCGAAGACGACCCGGCGACGCGCGCGGCCCTGGCTCGGCTCGACGACGTCGATACGCATCGCGCGGTTGTCGCGGAGCGGCATCTGTTGCATTCGCTGCGCGGCGGTTGCTTGGCTCCCATCGGGGCCTGGGGGCGCGTCGAGCCGGACGGCCGCCTGCATCTTAGCGCCGTAGTGTTGCGTTCGGATGGTTCGGAGCGGCTCTTCGCCCATCAATCGTCCGAGCCGAACGCGGCACTGGAACTCGGGCAACGAGTCGCCGACGAACTGCTGGCACACGGTGCAGCGCGGCTCATCGCCGGCTCGCGCGAGGGGGCGATGGGGCACGTCGCACCAGCGAAATAA
- the flgF gene encoding flagellar basal-body rod protein FlgF translates to MAYGMYISAEGALAQQTRLETITNNIANADTAGFKRDLAIFQARNAEAIDQGLAQPHAGTVNDVGGGVMVKQNQTDFSQGPLKSTNIPTDFAIKGRGFFVVEKDGEKMLTRAGGFQPLPDGTLATNDGYPVLTEEGEPIVIAGPWQFSEDGTITSENGVARMAIAEPASLGDLVKTGENLFRPLGPVAALANEFRSVAQGMLEGSGTTAVKEMVEMIETTRAYEANVNMIKNHDSMFGTLISRVLKVG, encoded by the coding sequence ATGGCATACGGAATGTACATCTCGGCCGAGGGTGCGCTCGCGCAACAAACCCGGCTCGAGACGATCACGAACAATATCGCGAACGCCGACACCGCAGGCTTCAAGCGCGATCTCGCCATCTTCCAAGCGCGCAATGCCGAGGCGATCGATCAAGGTCTTGCCCAGCCGCACGCCGGCACCGTCAACGACGTCGGCGGCGGTGTGATGGTCAAGCAAAACCAAACCGACTTCTCGCAAGGCCCGTTGAAGAGCACGAACATTCCGACCGATTTCGCGATCAAAGGTCGCGGCTTCTTTGTCGTCGAGAAAGACGGCGAGAAGATGCTGACCCGCGCAGGAGGCTTTCAGCCGTTGCCCGACGGCACTCTGGCTACGAACGACGGCTATCCGGTTCTCACCGAAGAAGGAGAGCCGATCGTGATCGCGGGCCCTTGGCAGTTCAGCGAAGACGGCACGATCACTTCGGAAAACGGCGTGGCACGGATGGCAATCGCCGAACCGGCTTCGCTCGGCGACTTGGTAAAAACCGGCGAGAACCTGTTTCGCCCGCTCGGCCCGGTTGCCGCCTTGGCGAACGAATTTCGTTCGGTCGCGCAAGGCATGCTTGAAGGTTCCGGCACCACGGCCGTGAAGGAAATGGTCGAGATGATCGAAACGACGCGGGCCTATGAAGCCAACGTCAACATGATCAAGAACCACGACTCGATGTTCGGCACTCTGATCAGTCGTGTCCTGAAGGTCGGCTAG
- the flgG gene encoding flagellar basal-body rod protein FlgG translates to MSVQSLYTAATGMQAMETKLDVVANNLANINTTAFKKARANFEDLFYRQIKLPGAQDAQGNFTPTGIAVGLGTRVESTQTDFSQGAFATTNAPLDIAIEGRGFFMVQDPSTGQNVYTRAGNFSLNSQGVLVTGSAQTGRTVQPQITIPQDALNVVISPEGVVSYNQVGNPQFQQAGQLQLATFINPEGLIKQGEGIYLESQSSGSANLVNPGQQGAGVMRQGALEQSNVEPVRELIDLITTQRSFELNSQAVQAGDQVLQLVANLRRF, encoded by the coding sequence ATGAGCGTTCAATCGTTGTACACCGCCGCGACCGGCATGCAGGCCATGGAGACGAAGCTCGACGTCGTCGCCAATAATCTGGCGAACATCAATACGACGGCGTTTAAGAAGGCCCGCGCGAACTTCGAAGACCTGTTCTATCGCCAAATCAAGCTCCCCGGTGCGCAAGACGCGCAAGGCAACTTCACGCCGACGGGCATCGCGGTCGGGCTCGGTACGCGCGTGGAAAGCACGCAGACCGACTTCTCGCAAGGAGCCTTCGCCACGACGAACGCCCCGCTCGACATCGCGATCGAAGGTCGCGGCTTCTTTATGGTGCAAGATCCATCGACGGGCCAGAACGTCTACACGCGCGCCGGCAACTTCTCGCTCAATTCGCAAGGAGTGCTCGTCACCGGCTCCGCTCAGACCGGCCGCACGGTGCAGCCGCAGATCACGATTCCGCAGGATGCCTTGAACGTCGTGATCAGCCCGGAAGGGGTCGTGTCGTACAACCAAGTCGGCAACCCGCAGTTCCAACAAGCGGGCCAGCTGCAACTCGCGACGTTCATCAACCCTGAAGGCTTGATCAAGCAAGGGGAAGGGATCTACCTCGAGTCGCAGTCGTCGGGCTCGGCCAATCTCGTGAACCCCGGGCAACAAGGAGCCGGCGTGATGCGGCAAGGTGCTTTGGAGCAATCAAACGTCGAACCGGTCCGCGAATTGATCGACCTGATCACGACGCAGCGTTCGTTCGAATTGAATTCGCAGGCCGTGCAAGCCGGCGATCAAGTGTTGCAACTCGTAGCGAATCTTCGCCGGTTCTAG
- the flgA gene encoding flagellar basal body P-ring formation chaperone FlgA, producing MTNRTTTLAAFLFASLAIFACAADGAEVRLKAQARCRTGVVLLGDIAEVFAAEAWQTEQLRAIELGPAPSTGGRRFIRAREVQDALWMRGINLSSHQISGADRIEVTGPGEAVAAVDKPTFRPSSTQRERAEKTVSEFVLRYLRTQTTGREPYTVTATLSDEQVDTVLTYGSRLQVAGGMQPWTGKQRFTLATEEGAKQIRFDVDAEVGLPPGVVVALKSLPAGSIIHAGDVALKPVTSVNEGAQPFYNLEDVIGHETTWSIPVGTILGRNGIRRPQVVRRGDAVTLYARSAGLRVRTTVRAREDGSVGDLITVEALGNREPFYARVTGVQEAEVSADPAGAVPQGAATPEPRAAIAGRPGFRGEVR from the coding sequence ATGACCAATCGAACTACGACGCTCGCGGCCTTCCTCTTCGCTTCGCTCGCGATCTTCGCTTGCGCAGCGGACGGAGCCGAAGTTCGCTTAAAGGCCCAAGCCCGCTGCCGCACCGGCGTCGTGTTGCTCGGCGACATCGCCGAAGTATTCGCGGCCGAAGCTTGGCAAACCGAACAATTGCGGGCCATCGAACTCGGCCCGGCTCCTTCGACCGGCGGCCGGCGCTTTATTCGAGCGCGTGAAGTGCAAGACGCTCTGTGGATGCGCGGCATCAATCTCTCGTCGCACCAAATCAGCGGAGCCGATCGAATCGAAGTCACCGGGCCCGGCGAAGCGGTCGCCGCCGTCGATAAGCCGACGTTTCGTCCAAGCAGCACGCAACGCGAACGGGCCGAGAAAACGGTGAGCGAGTTCGTCCTGCGTTACCTCCGCACGCAAACGACCGGCCGCGAACCTTATACCGTGACCGCAACCTTGAGCGACGAGCAAGTCGACACGGTGCTCACGTACGGGAGTCGCTTGCAAGTCGCCGGAGGAATGCAACCTTGGACCGGCAAGCAACGATTTACTTTGGCGACCGAAGAAGGAGCCAAGCAGATTCGCTTCGACGTCGACGCGGAAGTCGGGCTGCCGCCGGGCGTGGTCGTGGCGCTGAAGAGCCTACCTGCCGGATCGATCATTCATGCCGGCGACGTGGCGTTGAAGCCTGTGACTTCCGTGAACGAAGGAGCGCAGCCCTTCTATAACTTGGAAGACGTCATCGGACATGAGACGACATGGTCGATTCCTGTGGGAACGATTCTCGGACGAAACGGCATCCGCCGACCGCAAGTCGTACGACGCGGCGACGCCGTGACGCTCTACGCTCGGAGCGCGGGCCTGCGAGTGCGCACGACCGTGCGAGCCCGCGAAGACGGCAGCGTCGGCGACTTGATCACGGTGGAAGCCCTAGGCAATCGCGAACCGTTTTACGCTCGCGTGACGGGAGTTCAAGAAGCGGAAGTATCGGCCGATCCGGCAGGTGCGGTGCCGCAAGGTGCGGCCACGCCGGAGCCGCGTGCGGCGATCGCCGGTCGTCCTGGTTTCCGAGGAGAGGTCCGATGA
- a CDS encoding flagellar basal body L-ring protein FlgH, with the protein MIYRVMSIVALSMFAVLGGGKVAQAQRASLYQQQVAGRPLTLEGNSWLYVQMPPAREIQVNDLITVLVKQKQQSQSEGQVNRIQQSGIDARLRDWVQLDGLGIKLAPQTAGDPRARASLDSTLRTNAELETASFIQFNITATVVDIRPNGNLVLEAHGSVKDNNEVWEASLSGIVRRQDVQPDNTVFSEKIAELSVHKRETGHIRDAYKRGWALRAYDAFKPF; encoded by the coding sequence ATGATTTATCGAGTGATGAGCATAGTCGCCCTATCGATGTTCGCCGTTCTCGGCGGCGGAAAAGTCGCCCAAGCGCAGCGTGCGAGCTTGTATCAGCAGCAAGTCGCCGGCCGGCCGTTGACGCTCGAAGGGAATTCTTGGCTCTACGTGCAAATGCCCCCGGCGCGCGAGATTCAGGTCAACGATCTGATCACGGTGCTCGTCAAGCAGAAGCAACAATCGCAGAGCGAAGGTCAGGTGAATCGGATCCAACAATCCGGTATCGACGCGCGATTGCGCGATTGGGTGCAACTCGACGGCCTCGGAATCAAGCTCGCTCCGCAAACGGCCGGCGATCCTCGGGCCCGTGCTTCTCTCGACAGCACACTCCGCACGAATGCGGAATTGGAGACGGCATCGTTCATCCAATTCAACATCACGGCGACCGTCGTCGACATTCGCCCCAACGGCAACCTCGTGCTGGAAGCACACGGCTCCGTTAAAGATAACAACGAAGTCTGGGAAGCATCGCTTTCGGGCATCGTGCGTCGGCAAGACGTTCAGCCCGACAACACGGTCTTCAGCGAGAAGATCGCCGAGTTGAGCGTTCACAAGCGAGAGACGGGACATATTCGCGATGCCTATAAGCGTGGCTGGGCTTTGCGAGCCTACGACGCCTTTAAGCCGTTCTAA
- a CDS encoding flagellar basal body P-ring protein FlgI: MSKVIALLIVAALAVAPSDLHAAVRLKDVARVKGQETNSLQGLGLVIGLKGTGDGGKYLPTIRSLATVMQYMRSPLLEGPGELRDASNVALVMVTATVPAGGARQGDQLDCQVSSIGAAKSLVGGRLFLAALQGPDIDSPRIYAFAEGLIHIDDPQVPTVGRIRDGCRLEEDFFNPFIDHDRMTLVLDRNHADFEVAQEVAEVINSQLSIQSGEPTPAKALNSQNIVVNVPAQYRDDYVLFVSQIMSLTMSEPATEARVVINERAGSIVIGADVEIGAVVVSHKNIVIETENNLPNDRFIPIDPAGTQTTKLRSLVAALQAVKVPNADIIEIIKGLDRNGKLHGRLIVE, translated from the coding sequence ATGTCTAAAGTAATCGCTCTCCTGATCGTCGCCGCTCTCGCCGTCGCACCAAGCGACTTGCATGCGGCGGTTCGATTGAAGGACGTCGCTCGCGTGAAAGGGCAAGAAACGAACTCGCTGCAAGGCCTGGGATTGGTCATCGGCCTCAAAGGCACCGGCGACGGAGGTAAGTATCTCCCGACGATTCGCAGCCTTGCGACCGTGATGCAATACATGCGCAGCCCGTTGCTGGAAGGGCCCGGCGAGTTGCGCGATGCGTCGAACGTGGCGCTGGTAATGGTCACGGCGACGGTTCCCGCCGGTGGGGCACGGCAAGGAGACCAACTCGATTGCCAAGTCAGCTCGATCGGTGCGGCGAAGAGCTTGGTCGGGGGCCGGCTGTTCCTCGCCGCGTTGCAAGGGCCCGACATCGATAGCCCGCGAATTTACGCCTTTGCGGAAGGGTTGATTCATATCGACGATCCGCAAGTCCCGACGGTCGGTCGGATCCGCGACGGCTGCCGTTTGGAAGAAGACTTCTTCAATCCGTTCATCGATCACGACCGGATGACGCTCGTGCTCGATCGGAACCATGCCGACTTCGAAGTGGCGCAAGAAGTAGCCGAAGTCATCAATAGCCAATTGAGCATCCAATCGGGCGAGCCGACCCCGGCGAAAGCGTTGAACTCGCAGAACATCGTCGTCAACGTGCCGGCGCAGTATCGAGACGACTATGTCTTGTTCGTGAGTCAGATCATGAGCCTAACGATGTCGGAGCCTGCTACCGAAGCGCGAGTCGTGATCAACGAACGGGCGGGAAGCATCGTGATCGGAGCCGACGTCGAGATCGGCGCGGTCGTCGTGAGCCATAAGAACATCGTGATCGAAACGGAAAACAACTTGCCGAACGATCGTTTCATTCCGATCGATCCGGCCGGGACGCAAACGACGAAGCTCCGCTCGCTCGTCGCGGCTTTGCAAGCGGTCAAGGTGCCGAACGCGGACATCATCGAGATCATCAAAGGACTCGATCGCAACGGCAAGCTGCATGGGCGGTTGATCGTCGAGTAG
- a CDS encoding rod-binding protein: MSSAISALGGKASTFDAIAGKNDVTRLNAKASTADKSELRTAFDSFVGEVFFGQMMESMRKTVGKPAYMHGGRGEEVFTKQLDQMFSEQMSKASASQFTGPMFDLFSLNRS; the protein is encoded by the coding sequence ATGTCGTCCGCCATCAGCGCTCTCGGGGGCAAAGCTTCGACGTTCGACGCCATCGCGGGAAAGAACGATGTGACGCGGCTTAACGCAAAGGCTTCGACCGCCGATAAGTCGGAGTTGCGTACGGCGTTCGATTCGTTCGTCGGCGAAGTGTTCTTCGGCCAGATGATGGAGAGCATGCGGAAGACGGTCGGCAAGCCGGCGTATATGCACGGCGGTCGCGGGGAAGAAGTCTTCACGAAGCAACTGGATCAAATGTTTTCCGAGCAGATGAGCAAAGCCTCGGCCTCGCAATTCACCGGCCCGATGTTCGATTTGTTTTCGCTGAATCGTAGTTAG
- a CDS encoding flagellar protein FlgN yields MSLDTSWEAELAEYLNELSVAQDELLGVLNRKLALLGAADTAGLQALGEVELALSARLNACYQRRSEMLGRAGAQGLPSDSLRSLTGSLQGKQRRQLISEVSQAEEKSRLLQHQSLTNWVVTQRALLHLSHLLEIIATGGRLRPTYGKEEPAAVSGALLNRAV; encoded by the coding sequence ATGTCGCTCGATACCTCGTGGGAAGCGGAATTGGCTGAGTATCTGAACGAGCTCTCCGTTGCGCAAGACGAACTGCTGGGTGTATTGAACCGTAAGCTGGCCTTGCTCGGCGCTGCCGACACGGCGGGCCTGCAAGCACTCGGCGAGGTCGAGCTCGCGCTCAGCGCGCGATTGAACGCGTGCTATCAACGTCGCAGCGAAATGCTCGGTCGAGCAGGAGCGCAAGGTCTTCCGTCGGACAGCTTGCGGTCGTTGACGGGATCGTTGCAAGGCAAGCAACGCCGGCAACTCATCTCCGAGGTTTCGCAAGCCGAAGAGAAGTCGCGTCTATTACAACATCAAAGCCTTACGAATTGGGTAGTAACGCAACGCGCGCTCTTACATCTCTCACATTTGTTAGAGATTATCGCGACCGGCGGCCGGTTACGTCCGACATATGGAAAGGAGGAGCCGGCGGCGGTAAGTGGTGCGTTGTTAAATCGCGCCGTTTAG
- the flgK gene encoding flagellar hook-associated protein FlgK codes for MSLFSSLQLASNALQAQSIGLQVVGQNIANVNTPGYSRAELNLTPAATQRVGRLLLGLGVDVESIKQRIDEHLNERLRSASADRVGGDVQQQAYSQLEGIINELSDTDLSTSMNAFFGAISQVLSQPASVSVRNLAVLQGQTLAGDINRLASRATEVRDDLNDQVIELAPDVNRLLTRIADFNVKIATAEGGGSLGSDAVGLRDQRSQALEQLSQLIDVQTQEQPSGAINVFAGGDFLVFEGVHRQVKVENTQENGLNVAKLLITETDSPIQSASGKLAGLVDARDNIIGGFLGKLNDFTKSLAFEFNKVFSSGQGLSGYSQVTADQPVLNKDVALDAAGLAYRPVSGSFNVLVHDKQTNLTHTTRINIDLNGLDDDDTTLTKLAVQLNGVDGIAASIDANGKLILKSQSPTSDFSFGDDTSGVLAALGINTFFTGTSAATLGINAVVKSDPSKFAASRSGIDGDTANAVDLANFSDRLLDSANGRSISQYYEQLVGDVTQGSAVAKSVATGFQTFEDTLRGQQLAVSGVNIDEETISMLGYQRAYQASARFIKTIDDLLNLLSNL; via the coding sequence ATGTCGCTATTCAGCAGCTTACAACTGGCGAGCAATGCGCTTCAGGCGCAGTCGATCGGCCTACAGGTCGTCGGCCAGAATATCGCCAACGTCAACACGCCCGGCTATAGCCGCGCGGAGTTGAATCTTACTCCTGCGGCCACGCAGCGAGTCGGCCGGCTGTTGCTCGGGCTCGGGGTCGATGTCGAGTCGATCAAGCAACGGATCGACGAGCATCTGAACGAGCGCCTCCGATCGGCCTCGGCCGATCGCGTCGGCGGTGATGTGCAACAGCAGGCGTATTCGCAACTCGAAGGAATCATCAACGAACTGTCGGACACCGATCTCAGCACGTCGATGAACGCGTTTTTCGGCGCGATCTCGCAGGTGCTGAGTCAGCCGGCTTCGGTTTCCGTACGAAATCTCGCGGTGTTGCAGGGGCAGACGCTCGCCGGCGATATCAATCGCTTGGCCTCGCGCGCCACGGAAGTGCGCGACGATTTGAACGATCAAGTGATCGAGTTGGCGCCCGACGTGAACCGGCTGCTGACCCGCATCGCGGACTTCAACGTGAAGATCGCGACCGCGGAAGGAGGGGGCTCGCTCGGGAGCGATGCCGTCGGTTTGCGCGATCAGCGTAGCCAGGCTTTGGAGCAACTCTCGCAACTCATCGACGTGCAGACTCAGGAACAACCGAGTGGCGCGATCAACGTGTTCGCCGGCGGCGACTTTCTCGTCTTCGAAGGGGTCCATCGCCAAGTCAAAGTCGAGAATACCCAAGAAAACGGACTCAACGTCGCCAAGCTCTTGATCACGGAAACCGATTCGCCGATCCAATCGGCATCGGGCAAGTTGGCCGGCTTGGTCGACGCTCGCGACAACATCATCGGGGGCTTTCTCGGCAAATTAAACGACTTCACGAAGTCGTTGGCGTTCGAGTTCAACAAGGTGTTCTCGTCGGGGCAAGGGCTCAGCGGCTACAGCCAAGTTACCGCCGACCAACCGGTCTTGAACAAAGACGTAGCGCTCGACGCGGCGGGGTTGGCGTATCGACCGGTCAGCGGCTCGTTCAACGTGCTCGTGCATGACAAGCAGACGAACCTGACGCACACGACGCGTATCAACATCGACCTCAACGGACTCGACGACGACGACACCACGCTGACGAAACTCGCGGTCCAACTGAACGGCGTCGACGGTATCGCGGCATCGATCGATGCGAACGGGAAGCTAATCTTGAAGAGCCAGTCTCCCACGTCGGATTTCTCGTTCGGCGACGACACTTCCGGCGTCTTAGCGGCGCTTGGAATCAATACGTTCTTCACCGGCACGAGTGCCGCTACGCTCGGCATCAATGCCGTGGTGAAAAGCGATCCGTCGAAGTTCGCGGCCAGCCGTTCGGGCATCGACGGCGACACGGCAAACGCCGTCGATTTGGCGAACTTCAGCGATCGACTGCTCGATTCGGCCAATGGCCGGTCGATCTCGCAATACTACGAACAGCTCGTCGGTGACGTGACGCAAGGCTCCGCGGTCGCGAAATCGGTGGCGACCGGGTTTCAGACGTTCGAAGACACGTTGCGCGGACAGCAGCTGGCCGTGAGCGGTGTGAATATCGACGAAGAGACGATCTCGATGCTCGGTTATCAGCGTGCTTATCAAGCCTCGGCTCGCTTCATCAAAACTATCGACGACCTGTTGAACCTGCTCAGCAACTTATAG